One genomic segment of Hymenobacter psoromatis includes these proteins:
- a CDS encoding riboflavin synthase: MFTGIIEAVGTVVAVENEGTNRHFTIQSPFAGELKIDQSVAHDGVCLTVVALNPAAGTHVVTAIDETLRKTNLGQWQPGRHLNLERCLAAGGRFDGHIVQGHVDATAECLSVQDQDGSWLFRFRHEAGPQRLTVEKGSITINGVSLTCFDSTPTEFSVAIIPYTYAHTGFNQLQAGDRVNLEFDIVGKYVARLLASQGLLVG, from the coding sequence ATGTTTACTGGAATAATTGAAGCCGTCGGCACCGTGGTAGCTGTCGAAAACGAAGGCACCAACCGCCATTTTACCATCCAGTCGCCCTTCGCGGGGGAGCTGAAAATTGACCAGAGCGTGGCCCACGACGGCGTGTGCCTCACGGTAGTAGCCCTGAATCCGGCGGCCGGCACGCACGTGGTTACGGCTATCGACGAGACGCTGCGCAAAACCAACCTGGGCCAGTGGCAGCCCGGCCGCCACCTCAACCTGGAGCGCTGCCTGGCCGCCGGTGGGCGCTTCGACGGCCACATCGTGCAGGGCCACGTGGACGCTACCGCCGAGTGCCTCAGCGTGCAGGACCAGGATGGCTCCTGGCTCTTCCGCTTCCGCCACGAGGCCGGGCCGCAGCGCCTCACGGTGGAGAAGGGCTCCATCACCATCAATGGCGTGAGCCTGACGTGCTTTGACTCGACGCCCACCGAATTTTCGGTGGCCATTATCCCCTACACGTACGCGCACACCGGCTTTAACCAGCTGCAAGCCGGCGACCGCGTGAACCTGGAGTTCGACATTGTGGGCAAGTACGTGGCCCGGCTGCTGGCCAGCCAGGGCCTGCTGGTTGGGTAA